The following nucleotide sequence is from Parambassis ranga chromosome 21, fParRan2.1, whole genome shotgun sequence.
AAACTACTAAAAACAAAGAAGTCGGGAGGCTGAGAGTCAGGACAGAAATGTATGTTTTAAGACAGGAAGACATGTCAGCAGCAGCGAGAcagagcgagggagggagggaggttcAGGAAGGAGGCATCAGTGAGGCCTGTTTTTAGGTGGTCGTTCTGTGTTGCAGGACAGGTCTGTGGATTATTACTGTGTCTTGTCTTGATCTTCCAAAAACTGATGCCTGatctcatcacccttcatcagactttaaaCCAGGTGTCACCCCGTCTCTACTGACTCCCCTGGCTGTAGACCCGCCTCACACTTTGAAAACCACCAGTTGTAGACGATTTACTGCTCGACTAGCTTCACGGctaaaaaaaactctgctgcatgCGGAACCCTTAACTCTTTGTACAGCTGTAATACTTATCAAGATAAAAGTGAGATTACGTCTTTGTAAGCTTACCCTCTccatcacacactgtaaaaacaaacacgATTCTCTTATCAGGGAGTCATAAACGGAAGGAAGTGTCCCCGCTCATCTGCTAATGGCTTCAATGTTCAGGTAAAGTTCATGGGTTGTTGTCACAAGTAGTCTCTTCGTCGATCTGCTGGAGGACAGTCACGTCACATAGCTGTTGGCTGGCCAGCTAAAGAGAAGAGAAACGTCATgatttaaacacaaaaacaaacacacaacaccacacatGTGAGTGATGAGCGTGGACTCACTTTTAAATCGCATGTAGCAGGAGTTACAGTAGAGCTGCTTGTTCCGTATTCTGACTTCAGCCCCGGCTTCTGAACCTCCGAGCTCAGACTTACAGTCGATACACTGAGGAGACACCGGGGAAAGAGACGAGTTAATGTCCTGGACCGAGCCGAGGCCCGGACTGTGTGTAGGGAAATAAAGTGAGGAGGacaccagagtcaaagtgaaGAATCCCAGAAGAAGATTGtttgaaaaacagaaagagtgaTTAGAGTTTGTCTGGCAGGTTTTGGCACAGAAGCCCAGccgctctctgctgctgtaaagAGGATCAGAACTTTATGCATTCAGCAGGTTAGTAGAAGAGAGACGGGAGTGATCGGGTTAGTATTTGAAGGTCGGCCTTTGTGCTCcacaggggggtgggggggcccGACGATAGGCGGGCCGAAGTCTCACCTTAAAACAGCCCAAATGATAACAGAGCCCGAGGGACTCGATGATCATGGCCGCTCCCTTTCCCAGCGGGGTGTCACAGAACGTACAGATTTTCTTGCCACTCACTGACCTGGATTACAGAACGCACAGCTGAGATATGAGAGCcgagcacacaacacacacacacagtcgcacTGGTATACATCTGGGTTTGTGTGACAGATATGGGACTGTTGGCTGAAATGTTTTAGGACATTTCttaaaaaatattcaaacattTCCTTTAAAATCAGTGAATTAAAATCCCTGTTGGacctgaaaacagaaaatatcagaTACGTTCATGTCAATGTTATTATATGTTTGGAAGTTTAACAAGAAAAAGTCCACCTTTGCCACCAGATACAGCTTAACAGCGCCCCCTTCAGTAGGATTTTACAACCCAGTGAGTACCAGTGAGCGGTTAGAGGCAGCAAAGCAGCATGTTTACCTGCTCCGCTGCTGAGGGGCCCCGGCCTCAGGCGCAGGCTCTGGAGAGGTGGCAGtgggtgatggagaggagggtgagggggaaaggGACTGCCGGGACCAAGGGGACGAGGGGGTTCCTGCCCCGCCTCGGAGGGAGCCCATAGAGAAGGAGGAAGGCAGGGTAGAGGAGGAGCCGGGCCGCTGGGCCCCCGACCCGCCACCGTAAAAGGAAGTGCTGCCGGAGAGGGCAGACTGAGGTCGAGAGTAGTTTGGGACGTAAGAGCTGCTTCTGGGTGTCCAAGAGGAGCGCCAGGATTTGTAGTCCAAGTTGTCAAGAGAGTCGCCCCTGCAAAGCCAACCCAACGCCACACCCACGTTAGCTGGTTAGTAGTAAAACCGTCCGGCTGCCATCTGGAGTGGCAGCCGGACTGACTCGATATTAGTTGGTGTAAAAAGCCAAGCACCACAGAGCGGGGAGGGGACGGTACCTGCGCATGGGTGGCACGTCGGCCTCCTTGTTGGCGGCCGCGCTGGCAGCACGCTGGCGGAtccagctgctgtcagtcagcagaggagtcttcttcttcatctcatTCAGGATCTGCTGCCGCTCCAGCTCAGCCTGCGTCAGGGACTGCTGGCCCTTCCTGTCTCCAAAtcctgtcactgcagcagagatAAGCCCAGAGTCACGCTcggtgtgaacaaaatgaaaatattcaGTGGAATCCAGATCAGAGCGGGTGCTGGACAGATATTACGGGTTTCCTCTGAGTGCCTGGATTAGACAAATTCAATTACAGAGGAAAAAATTCATTGACCTGAAAGCAATCACAAAGTAATCAATGACATAATTGTTGTGCTGGATGTAATTTTCCAGTTAGCCGGCTGGTTGATCGCCGTCTGCAATCAGCTGCAAATCAAACAGTTTGGATTCAGTAAGATGTCTTCATCGACTGATTAGAACGgggggaggcggcggcggcgccTGCGGGCTGGAGCCCACCTCTCTCCGGCTCCCTGTGTCTCATGGCATTGACGATGTGCCTgcgctccagctccagcagcgaCGCGGTGCTCTGACTGAGGACCCGTTTGTCACGGACCCTCCTCTGCTCATCCAGCAGCCACTGAGCCAGGCCCCTGGCCTGCACACCTACAGCAGGGTAAACAGccccacacacatatatatgtgcaACATATGTCCATCACACCAACAGCCAGCCCCACACTGCTCTCATCACTGGTTATATAAGAACACTGACCTTTGCTCTGAGGTTTGTCTTCATCATCCAGCTGAGGGGATGACTTGGATTTCGCCCTGTCAGATATAAAAGAGATGAATTGATAAGTGtctccagtgtttgtttgttgttgtttagctGAGCTGTGTGCTTGTGAGACACTTGTTTGGTGCAGATCAGGTAAACAACACTCTGCCTACACGCACAATGTGAagaagctacacacacacacgctctcctGTACTAACCTGTCAGCCTGGACAAAGCCATGGGAGCTACCAGCCCTGTggtgaagcagcacagtgtgcaCAGGCAGGATAAAGCACATGCAGACTTGTGTTAATGAAAAGCAGCTTAAAGGTGTTCACTGTGTTAAATGGCGAGTTAAACAAACATGTGAGTGTaactgcaggaggagcagcggctgtactgaccactgctgctgctgctgctgctgctgctgctgcagcgctcgctccctctctgcagcttcctgccacctcctctcctcctcctccctctcctcttcctcccttctcatcctctcctcttcctcctgcatttccttcctcctcctctcctcccggAGACGCTGCAGctcccgctcctcctcctccctcttcctcctctcctccgccTGCCTTCGgcgctcctgctcctccttcctcttcctctcctcctcgtcCCACAGAAGCGATGATGTGGGCTGGCTGATGGGAGACGGAGGCGAGTGTGGGCTGCTGACGCTGTGGCTGTTCAGCTCCAGGCTCCCAGGctgcagaaaaagaggaagcGTGGAAACACATGACTTTTATCAACATGCAGGAGGAAGTGCGGCGACAAATCCTCGACCTCCTGTTCTGAAATCCTGCAGACGGGAGTTTTTGTTGCAAAACTGTGAAAGATTTCTGCTTTTAGGGGAAGTGTGTGCACATGACCCGGCACGGTCTCTGACCTTTCTGTGCATTTTAAAAGCCACATAGAGAAGTTTGTTCCCACATGATGGTTGCATAATTATAGCAATTCTGATCAACAGCGCCATCAAAGCTCTTTGAATACATTTAGGTCAATTATTGCTATGAGTCACAGCTGGTTTCCACCTTTTAATCCTGTTTaaagtgtttaatgtttaaagtgtttttttataaattagAATTTACCTCTTGTTCGGTCGTGGCAATCTCCTGCTGAGCCTTGAGCCATTCTTCCTGCAGCTTCTCCTGATCACGCTTGTATTTCTCCTGTTAGAGAATAcggagaggtcaaaggtcagctcaGTTCATGCACATAACATGCTCAAAACTGCATGACTTTATCACACTTGCTGTGATGAAAAATTGATCTGGTAATTCTGAAGAACAGACCGTTGCTATGCATAAGGGACTTTGACTAACAAAATCTACACAAGCTGGTTTTAGCTCATTTTGTGTTTCAATAGAAATTCTTTTCTTGGTTTTATTATTGATTTCTTTGGATTCTTtggtttttaattttatttgaattGTGAAATGTGAAGTGTTTCTTCACATTCTGTGTAATTGATGACAGTGTTTCCTCGGTTTTTATCCTGCGCCTATTCCTGGTTTACTTATATTATgaaaagaggtgtgtgtgtgtgtgtgtgtgtgtgtgtgcaatataAATGACgtttgactgattgattgatctAAGACTGAATCCTAGCTGAATTCTTGGATCAATCAATCagataataatttattttgCAGGTAACTGGGTTAGAAACACAGGAATCCCACACATTACTGGCTGGAGGATGCCCAATGATTACTGAAAGAGCTGCTTCCTTACTATGACTCTATGAACTGAGTGGAACTTTAGATCCCattgtgaagcatggtggtggtggtagcatggtttgggcctgttttgctgcatcataCCTTTACCACCcaaatatgataataataagAGTGGATCATTTTCCTGAATACATTTATGTATTCAGGAAAATGATCCACTCTTTTGGTCATTTATGACCAAATCTAATATTTCTGTTTGATTGTGTTCTCTTTGTCTACCTCAGCTGAGATTCAGGCCTCCATATTGTCCTTAAAATTCTGATAACACGGACATGATTGTAGCAAATAGCAGAAGAAAGTGAGTGATCAGATAAACGGTAAACATGTATCGTAGCTCAGATCACTTTCAGCTCTCCTACGTGTTATCTAACCACTATGAATCTAGGTACGCTTGCCCAGGGCAGGAAGTCTCCCTGGCTGCTCGTGGAATCAGGCTGTTTATCCAGCAGGGAGCAGGACTGGAGGAGTTAACAAGCCTTTCCCGGCAGCATCGGCACTCTGCATCGCCACCTTTGATATCCATCCAGAAATAGGCCCACAGAAGAATTTAAGATGGACAGACGGACTTCAGTTGCAGCTGCCTGTCTAAAACTTTCCAGCATATTAGAAGCTCTTTATAATGTGTGAGGGGACAGAAGGCTTCGGTTTGTATCGATTCTTTTCTATTCAGGTTCATTTTTGCCTTTGTGTTCAGGTCAACAGATGCAGACCAAATGTTTGTGCAATTAGAATATGGACAACAGGACAGAAGCTTTCATATTGATCTTTGCTCTCTTCAAAGCCACCAGACAAAAGCAGGACGCTGCAAAGTGAAATGACTTATTTTGTCAATGGAGAGCATCGGTGCATCATGGGAGATGGCCGCCTGACGGCAGCTGGGATAATTCCAATACCAATATCAATACAGCATGCACGTTAAAACCATCAAGAACAAATTTTCTTGCTGACCACTCTAGCTCACCACATCCTGTACCAAACACTCTGTGTACCTGTAGGAGGCGCTCTTGTTCCTTCTGCCACTTCTCTTGTCGTTTGCGCTCCTCTTCTGGGTCCCACGACCAGCGGCTGGaagatggagtgatggagggaaCGGGTatctgaagacaaagagtccCAAACGCTGGATTAacatcctctcacacacaccacaaaaccCACGTGAGATGTTCTGTCACGGTGTTACGTGCAACAGTGTTACCGTCATTAAAAATTAACTAAGTGGGCTCTTATTTTGTAATCTGAGCCATTTTCTGTCATCTTGAGAGGGTTAACACCGGTACTCACATCTGGCATCGCAGACTCAGGCCCTCCTagacaagaaagaaaatcatTCAGTCAATActgctggcagcagcagggctATGAAAcacaatataaaaatacaagCTAGCCccgaggccacacacacacacacacaccacatcaaCACAAAGCTCGACGGGCTAATTTAAGTTTCAGCTTGATTGTTAAATCAAGCACCAATTCATCACTGAAGCTGTCATTTCAGAGCACAACAGTAATTGATGTTTTCAACAAGCCGCAAGCAGCAAAGGTCACATTTCATCCACCAGGACTTATTGATTTTCTCCAATCACCCACTTGTTGACTTTTACATTGGACACCAGCCCAATACTTGTGAATAGGAAAATCAATAAACTGATTGTGAGGGCaacaaaatcaaacacacacacacacacagagaactacGAGAGCACGACAAGACGAGCAGAGTCTGAAAGGCTTCAGTACATGCAGGCCAGTGATGctttcagcttcatgtgttaagcacaaaaacaccacaaagacTCGGAGGGTTGTGTTTGCGGTCGTATGCTGGAACACAGTCTGACATGCTGCTCAACGCTACAAGTTTTTTCTACACGTTTGCTTCTAATGTTGTAATTAAGCTAAAGTAAAAATGGCCAAAATGTGTCTTCTTGGTTTGAGCAGCATGGCTGTGTCCCAGTTCAGACCAGGAGAAGGAAGTCACTGCACACTCAGCCCTGTTTACCACAGAGGTAGACCAGCGCACTGGACCCTGAGCCACCTGAAGAAGGGAAGGAAAGGGGGGCACAGCACCAGGGTTAAGCTCCAACaccaaacagagaggagagacacacatatacagagagagagagagagagagacggacagCTCGTAATCAATCGATAAATGTTTATtatcaattgaacacagggctGTAATCAATAAGGAAACATGCTCCGAGGACAATCTGAGGCCAAAGCACAGAGAACCCAGCCAccagattacacacacatttcaaatatttatatatatatatatattacccCACAGGTCAGATTtatctcctgttttttttttaccttgttcAAAAAACTCTGACCTCCGTTTTAAGTTTTTCAAAGATATGGGTTCAGACTCTACATGAGAGatggaaacaggaaacaggaagcacagcaggAGAGTGGATTAGTTTAACACTCATAATACAGAGGTGTGTGAAAGTTCATGAATGAATACAAATGGTTTTCACGGCTGCTTTTATCCCTTTTCCTGTGTATTTTAGTGTATTTGTACTTTTGGTTGTTTCcggttttactttgaaagtctaCGTTCCttccgtgtctgtgtgtgtttacttcctgtgtgaTGGCACGCCCCGCCCTAacgtgtctcacctgtgtgtatTTAAGCCATGTGCTGCTCGCCGCCTCGGCTAGTCGGtcgtgtgtgtggtcagcctgtGCTACAGTCTCCAGGTTTGTTCtagtgtctgttcttctccttcagTTTTACTCTGTGTTAGTCTCGGCAGTCTGTtgtgagttgttgttgttgttgttgttttgtttagacTTTGCTTTTATGTTTAATAAAGTTCTCATCTAAGcctcaaacacactgtgtgattttggggATGTTTacgtttaacaccaactcacacagtaccAATTACACGCATGCGCTGTCACGTCAGAGCTCACAATTGATGCGCTCACACTGTACGGAGCTTCAGGTGCTCACACTGAACCAcaaattaaacatgtctaacccggAAGTGTTGTTacttcaaagaaaaagtcagagTGACACAGTttgtgctgcgtgttgctgccaCAGCTCGTTGaacatggcctccatcacttcTGTCTAACTCCGtgtgggcgccgccatgtttgttattgTCTGAATTTCGTGAAGGCGCAGTGACGTTGAGCGCGTTCGCCCAGCGCATGCGCAGTGGAGGAAGACACAGACAGGCGGTATCACCGCTTAAACTTGTGCGATACTCTCACCAGgggcgacaaaaatatcaaatgtcAGAAATTTAATCATCGCTCATTGATCGCCTGAAAACTGAAATTTGGGTCAAATCAGACCAAAAAAACGCACAACATGGCCGGCTTTAGTTTGACTTTTGAACAGGAAGTTGACAGAGAGAACCCAATCAAACAGATGAGACAGAAGTATGAGCCTCTGTCCTTTATTCCTTCAGtacaatgatccaaagcttcATCTGTGTGAGTGGTagcagtgtgtgaagctctgctctcagtgtctgctgtgagctccttgtgcagcaataacagcagctaaaggtttccagtagctgctgatcagtcgtccacagcagcttggaggagtctgagtccatGGACATTAACCTAATCCTGGAGGTCTTTATACTGTTACCACTCACACATCTGTCATATTGGACCTTTTTTCCTGAATATATACATGACAGTCTCATATTTCCGTCTCCTTTGTGTGaaaatctgctgctgtttatgcccaaatggaaaaaaagtcaaTAGTTGAGAAACTTTTCAGCGCCTCTGTATAAAACCTACATCCTGTCTACATGAATAGGTTAATGATGATTTTCTTTGCCCcctgcagatgtgtgtttgtgttcagtccAGAAATAATCATCGACATCAGTTCCATAACCTTTCTGCCTGCTCTTTACCTTTGTTCCTCATGGTCACAGGCTCCTGTCGGAAACCTCCATTAACTCCGTTTGAAGCCACGTCCTGCAGAGCAGACGCAGCAGGACGCACACTCATTAAAACGTCACCCGGATGGGGAACAATACAGGAAACAAAGAGGATCCGATCTGAGTCAGTCAAAGGTGAGTCGGGGTTACTTACAACAACCGGAGGAGCCTCTCTGGATCGCAGCGCGTCTGTGGAGGAGCGTGAGGTGAAATCCAGGTTGGATCTGACGGTGTTTGTTTCAGGGGGACCTAGAAGTATCGGATGATCCATACTGGTCAGATTGATGGTCTTATGGCTTTTAAATGGCAGGGAAGGTTGGTCTCTGTCCCAGTCTGCATGCAGACAA
It contains:
- the lmo7a gene encoding LIM domain only protein 7 isoform X12: MADKDNLSYRRSLVITPKPSSQFNQFLPSKDKSSGYVPAPLRKKRTERNEDRHRSWANSPYAEDESTLTRHHSTEESPDGSKSTSDIQIDAAVLRQVRYEELQKYRDQIKQSEDQVQDALDKWKNRRRSVNSDIVKKKEEREKIEEITYGNKRRSKTFKEMQEERENKGNSIGSRLGSLSYLDTDDVFDQPVVSPRTRTLPARSYTIDTPYYSPEPSEPTLKEDKPPAASLASRPSRKVDIVDSPAGSDSTTTTDITPTTHIFQPPAAPAPSQRSPLSEPTSTETTSAIWSSSSLQKDPEPRRPLLVTQTEVEAPSSGSLYKQQPQPSSMEPKPPGVSRVSASLPRSYQRSDSARLTSVVTPRPFGTQQSRISSLPRAFTMDDSQKRINGDVDVSKKSSVPSWHHQVMTSEDEAQSSSAHSSGDEEEEEKEKEEEKSITSTKIVSPPQVKREAPVSPAPAKETSQENYCDMRISLNQKPNSSRDFGFQAAWDSTGARVTSIQPGSPAEMCRLQTGDQVLSVNGHQVAEMSYTEWKSHMEEALQEGSLVMDIRRHGQNNWDRDQPSLPFKSHKTINLTSMDHPILLGPPETNTVRSNLDFTSRSSTDALRSREAPPVVDVASNGVNGGFRQEPVTMRNKESEPISLKNLKRRSEFFEQGGPESAMPDIPVPSITPSSSRWSWDPEEERKRQEKWQKEQERLLQEKYKRDQEKLQEEWLKAQQEIATTEQEPGSLELNSHSVSSPHSPPSPISQPTSSLLWDEEERKRKEEQERRRQAEERRKREEEERELQRLREERRRKEMQEEEERMRREEEEREEEERRWQEAAERERALQQQQQQQQQQWAGSSHGFVQADRAKSKSSPQLDDEDKPQSKGVQARGLAQWLLDEQRRVRDKRVLSQSTASLLELERRHIVNAMRHREPERVTGFGDRKGQQSLTQAELERQQILNEMKKKTPLLTDSSWIRQRAASAAANKEADVPPMRRGDSLDNLDYKSWRSSWTPRSSSYVPNYSRPQSALSGSTSFYGGGSGAQRPGSSSTLPSSFSMGSLRGGAGTPSSPWSRQSLSPSPSSPSPTATSPEPAPEAGAPQQRSRSVSGKKICTFCDTPLGKGAAMIIESLGLCYHLGCFKCIDCKSELGGSEAGAEVRIRNKQLYCNSCYMRFKTGQPTAM